One window of Stenotrophomonas indicatrix genomic DNA carries:
- a CDS encoding thiol-disulfide oxidoreductase DCC family protein: MRGYHAAGAEPGGVIVFDGVCALCSRWVRFLLRFDRQERFRFAAMQGAQGSALLRAHGLDAHDPTSFLLLDGQGGAWTDTDAILRVLRALGGAWRLAAVLRVLPRRWRDGAYRVLARNRYRWFGRHDACFLPTPSQAARFLD; encoded by the coding sequence ATGCGGGGTTATCACGCTGCGGGGGCAGAACCTGGCGGCGTGATTGTCTTCGACGGCGTCTGCGCGTTGTGCAGCCGCTGGGTGCGTTTCCTGCTGCGGTTCGACCGCCAGGAGCGCTTTCGCTTCGCGGCGATGCAGGGCGCGCAGGGCAGCGCGTTGTTGCGGGCGCACGGCCTGGACGCGCACGACCCGACCTCGTTCCTGCTGTTGGACGGGCAGGGCGGCGCGTGGACCGATACCGATGCGATCCTGCGCGTTCTACGGGCACTGGGCGGTGCTTGGCGCCTGGCGGCCGTGCTGCGCGTGCTGCCACGGCGCTGGCGCGATGGTGCGTACCGTGTGCTGGCACGCAACCGCTATCGCTGGTTCGGGCGGCATGACGCCTGCTTCCTGCCGACGCCGTCACAGGCCGCGCGCTTCCTGGATTGA
- the pgeF gene encoding peptidoglycan editing factor PgeF, with product MTTALPLLQADWPTPPGVHALTTRRHGAGVSPEPFAQFNLGNRHAADGDTPANVEHNRQLLQQGLALPSAPHWLRQVHSSTVLRFAAPPVEGASEPVADAAVTSVSGVVLAILTADCLPVVFAAVDGSEVGAAHAGWRGLADGMLEATVAAMQTPPAQLRAWLGPAAGPADYEIGEEVYHAFVGHAAAAAAAFVATRPGHWKVDLFALARQRLQAAGMDLGNIHGGTVSTMADADLYSHRRDRRTGRMATLVWMD from the coding sequence ATGACGACCGCGCTGCCACTGCTGCAGGCCGATTGGCCGACGCCCCCGGGCGTGCATGCACTGACTACGCGCCGGCACGGCGCGGGCGTCTCGCCGGAGCCGTTCGCCCAGTTCAACCTGGGCAACCGGCACGCCGCCGACGGTGACACGCCGGCCAACGTCGAGCACAACCGGCAGTTGCTGCAGCAGGGGCTGGCGTTGCCGTCTGCGCCACATTGGCTGCGCCAGGTGCACAGCAGCACCGTACTGCGTTTCGCTGCGCCGCCGGTGGAGGGGGCCAGCGAACCGGTAGCCGATGCCGCGGTGACGTCGGTATCCGGCGTGGTGCTGGCGATCCTCACCGCGGACTGCCTGCCGGTGGTGTTCGCCGCTGTCGATGGCAGCGAGGTGGGCGCTGCCCATGCCGGTTGGCGTGGCCTGGCCGACGGCATGCTGGAGGCCACCGTGGCCGCCATGCAGACGCCGCCGGCACAGCTGCGGGCGTGGCTGGGCCCGGCAGCGGGACCGGCCGATTACGAGATCGGCGAAGAGGTGTACCACGCCTTCGTCGGCCACGCTGCGGCCGCTGCGGCGGCCTTCGTGGCAACCCGGCCCGGTCACTGGAAAGTGGACCTGTTCGCGCTGGCGCGACAGCGCCTGCAGGCGGCGGGCATGGACCTGGGCAACATCCACGGCGGCACGGTCTCGACCATGGCCGATGCGGATCTGTACTCGCATCGCCGCGACCGTCGTACCGGCCGGATGGCGACGCTGGTGTGGATGGACTGA
- the otsA gene encoding alpha,alpha-trehalose-phosphate synthase (UDP-forming), translated as MSRLVIVSNRVAVPGENRAGGLAVGLLAALKERGGLWFGWSGKSVREASGTLHEQRDGDIQYVTMDLAKRDVDGYYNGFANRTLWPLLHFRLDLVDYDRGTRETYHRVNALFADKLAPLLREDDIVWIHDYHLIPLGAMLRERGIGCRIGFFLHIPMPSADLLQAMPDHLRLFSALYAYDLVGFQTQRDADRFQTYLRLFGGGRVLDNGNLEAPGGRHFRAAAFPIGIDTALIARQASTAASKAAVKNLRSSLRDRQLAIGVDRLDYSKGLPERFLGFERYLQRHPDQRGSLTYLQIAPVSRGDVTEYRQLRSQLEQIAGHINGGHAEPDWTPLRYVNQNFTHATLTGFYRAAAVGLVTPLRDGMNLVAKEYVASQDPEDPGVLVLSLLAGAADELKQALLVNPHDLDGVADAIATAATMSLHRRKERWQAMMEHLRTYDINHWRRSYLEALEG; from the coding sequence ATGAGCCGCCTGGTCATTGTTTCAAACCGTGTTGCCGTCCCTGGCGAGAACCGTGCCGGCGGCCTCGCCGTGGGCCTGCTGGCGGCACTGAAGGAACGCGGCGGGCTGTGGTTCGGCTGGAGTGGAAAGAGCGTGCGCGAGGCCAGTGGCACGCTGCACGAACAGCGCGACGGTGACATCCAGTACGTCACCATGGATCTGGCCAAGCGCGATGTGGACGGCTACTACAACGGCTTCGCCAACCGCACACTGTGGCCACTGCTGCACTTCCGCCTGGACCTGGTCGACTACGACCGCGGCACCCGCGAGACCTACCACAGGGTCAACGCGCTTTTCGCCGACAAGCTCGCGCCGCTGCTTCGCGAGGACGACATCGTCTGGATCCATGACTACCACCTGATTCCGCTCGGTGCGATGCTGCGTGAGCGCGGTATCGGCTGCCGCATCGGCTTCTTCCTGCACATCCCGATGCCCTCGGCCGACCTGCTGCAGGCCATGCCCGACCATCTGCGGCTGTTCTCGGCGCTGTATGCCTACGACCTGGTCGGCTTCCAGACCCAGCGCGATGCCGATCGCTTCCAGACCTACCTGCGGCTGTTCGGCGGCGGCCGCGTACTCGACAACGGCAACCTCGAAGCGCCCGGTGGACGCCACTTCCGTGCCGCGGCGTTCCCGATCGGCATCGACACCGCGCTGATCGCCCGCCAGGCCAGCACCGCAGCCAGCAAGGCGGCAGTGAAGAACCTGCGCAGCAGCCTGCGCGACCGCCAGCTCGCCATCGGCGTGGATCGCCTGGACTACTCCAAGGGCCTGCCCGAGCGTTTCCTCGGCTTCGAACGCTACCTGCAGCGTCATCCCGACCAGCGCGGCTCGCTCACCTACCTGCAGATCGCTCCCGTCTCACGCGGCGATGTCACCGAGTACCGGCAACTGCGCAGCCAGTTGGAGCAGATCGCCGGCCACATCAATGGTGGCCATGCCGAGCCGGATTGGACACCGCTGCGCTACGTCAACCAGAACTTCACCCACGCCACGTTGACCGGCTTCTACCGTGCCGCCGCTGTCGGCCTGGTCACCCCGCTGCGCGATGGCATGAACCTGGTGGCCAAGGAATACGTGGCCTCGCAGGACCCGGAAGACCCCGGTGTACTGGTGCTGTCCCTGCTGGCCGGCGCGGCCGATGAACTGAAGCAGGCGCTGCTGGTCAACCCGCACGATCTGGATGGTGTGGCCGATGCCATCGCCACCGCCGCGACGATGTCGCTGCACAGGCGCAAGGAGCGCTGGCAGGCGATGATGGAGCACCTGCGCACGTACGACATCAACCACTGGCGCCGCAGCTACCTCGAGGCGCTGGAAGGCTGA